In Sulfurirhabdus autotrophica, one DNA window encodes the following:
- a CDS encoding gamma carbonic anhydrase family protein: MHSTSNITPHHGSSPEIAAGTFVHHSAQIIGEVSIAEHCSIWCNAVIRGDVNSINIGSGTNIQDLSMLHVSHKTPQNPEGAPLIIGSRVTIGHSVILHGCTIHDECLVGMGSIIMDKAVLEPQVLVGAGSLVPEGKVLQSGYLYLGRPVKQLRALTADEIAYFNYSAEHYIKLYKSYGV; encoded by the coding sequence ATGCACAGCACTTCCAATATCACCCCTCACCATGGCAGTTCACCTGAAATTGCAGCTGGCACTTTTGTGCATCACAGCGCACAGATTATTGGTGAAGTATCCATCGCTGAGCATTGCTCAATCTGGTGTAATGCAGTGATCAGAGGGGATGTTAATAGTATAAATATAGGCAGTGGGACCAATATTCAAGACCTGAGCATGCTGCATGTCAGTCATAAAACACCCCAAAACCCGGAAGGCGCTCCGCTCATTATCGGCAGCCGAGTCACTATCGGCCATAGTGTAATATTGCATGGCTGTACTATTCACGACGAATGTCTGGTTGGGATGGGCTCCATTATCATGGATAAAGCCGTTCTGGAACCTCAGGTACTGGTTGGAGCGGGGAGTTTAGTGCCAGAAGGCAAAGTGTTGCAAAGCGGTTATCTGTATCTTGGCAGACCGGTTAAACAACTGCGGGCACTCACCGCTGATGAGATTGCCTATTTTAATTACTCGGCTGAGCATTATATTAAGCTATATAAAAGTTACGGCGTTTAA
- a CDS encoding M3 family metallopeptidase — protein MNPLLDFSGLPRFNEVKPELVSPAIEALLKENRALIERLLAEDSAPSWESFVGPMEDANEHLSRAWGQVSHLNAVVNSPELREVYNENLPKITQYYAELSQNQGLYEKFKQIKASREYMVLTPAQKKIVENELRDFRLGGAELADDQKERFMQIQEELSQLSSKFEENLLDTTNGYSLIMDDKAELAGLPDDALEAAQEAAASDNQTGWKFTLHGPSYMPVMQYAENRELREILYRAYVTRASEFGNPDWDNTELINKILKLRQEAAHMLGFANYAEISLAAKMAETPKQVLDFLNDLGKKAKPYAERDLEELQQFAREELGMEKLAAWDIGFASEKLRLKRYAFSDQEVKQYFPETVVMPGMFKVVETIYGLSINPSKAPVWHPDVKFFDITDKTGQLVGQFYVDLYARMNKRGGAWMDDVITRRRKAKEIQTPVAYLNCNFSAPVGGRPALFTHDEVITLFHEFGHGLHHLLTKVEDLGVSGINGVEWDAVELPSQFMENFCWEWNVLKHMTKHVETGEPLPRELFDKMLAAKNFQSGLQTMRQIEFSLFDMHMHYDYTPGGDKSVLDLINEIRQQVAVIIPPEFNRFPNNFSHIFAGGYAAGYYSYKWAEVLSADAYSLFEENGVLSEEVGHRFWSEILGVGGSRSALESFVAFMGREPSIDALLRHNGMS, from the coding sequence ATGAACCCATTACTCGATTTTTCCGGTCTGCCGCGTTTTAACGAAGTAAAACCTGAACTCGTCAGCCCCGCCATAGAAGCGCTGCTGAAAGAAAATCGTGCGCTGATTGAACGCCTGCTGGCAGAAGATAGCGCGCCGAGCTGGGAAAGTTTTGTTGGCCCGATGGAAGACGCCAATGAGCATTTATCCCGAGCATGGGGTCAGGTTTCTCACCTTAATGCAGTGGTAAACAGCCCGGAATTGCGTGAAGTCTACAATGAAAATCTCCCCAAAATTACGCAGTATTATGCAGAACTGTCGCAAAATCAGGGGCTTTACGAGAAATTCAAGCAAATTAAAGCATCCCGTGAATACATGGTGCTGACGCCAGCACAGAAAAAGATTGTAGAAAATGAGTTGCGAGACTTTCGCCTGGGCGGCGCGGAATTAGCAGATGATCAGAAAGAACGCTTCATGCAGATTCAGGAAGAGCTATCTCAGTTATCCAGTAAATTTGAAGAAAATTTGCTGGATACCACCAATGGTTACTCGCTGATCATGGATGACAAGGCAGAACTGGCAGGCTTGCCGGATGATGCCTTGGAAGCCGCTCAGGAAGCCGCAGCCAGCGATAATCAAACCGGCTGGAAATTTACCCTGCACGGTCCATCCTATATGCCGGTGATGCAATACGCAGAAAACCGCGAACTGCGGGAAATATTGTATCGGGCCTATGTAACCCGTGCTTCCGAGTTTGGAAATCCGGATTGGGACAACACGGAACTGATCAACAAGATTTTGAAATTGCGTCAGGAAGCAGCCCATATGCTGGGATTTGCCAACTATGCGGAAATTTCCCTCGCCGCCAAAATGGCCGAAACCCCCAAGCAGGTGCTGGATTTTCTCAATGATTTAGGGAAAAAAGCCAAGCCTTATGCTGAACGTGATTTAGAGGAACTGCAGCAGTTCGCCCGTGAAGAGCTGGGTATGGAAAAACTGGCTGCATGGGACATTGGTTTCGCCAGCGAAAAATTGCGCCTGAAGCGTTACGCTTTCTCTGATCAGGAAGTGAAACAGTATTTCCCGGAAACGGTGGTCATGCCGGGCATGTTCAAAGTAGTGGAAACCATTTACGGGTTGTCAATCAACCCCTCAAAAGCCCCTGTCTGGCACCCTGATGTGAAGTTTTTTGATATCACGGATAAAACCGGTCAACTGGTCGGTCAGTTTTATGTCGATCTGTATGCCCGCATGAACAAACGTGGCGGCGCCTGGATGGATGATGTGATTACGCGCCGGCGTAAAGCGAAAGAAATTCAAACCCCGGTGGCGTACCTCAACTGCAATTTCTCTGCACCAGTAGGTGGCAGACCGGCACTATTTACCCACGATGAAGTCATTACCTTGTTCCATGAGTTCGGCCACGGTTTGCATCATCTGTTAACCAAAGTAGAAGACCTGGGTGTTTCCGGCATTAATGGTGTGGAGTGGGATGCGGTAGAACTACCCAGCCAGTTTATGGAAAACTTCTGCTGGGAATGGAATGTGCTCAAGCACATGACCAAACACGTCGAAACCGGTGAGCCGTTACCACGGGAATTGTTTGACAAAATGCTGGCTGCCAAAAACTTCCAGAGCGGTTTACAAACCATGCGCCAGATCGAGTTTTCGCTTTTCGACATGCACATGCATTACGACTACACACCCGGTGGCGATAAATCCGTACTGGATTTGATCAATGAAATTCGCCAGCAGGTTGCCGTCATCATTCCCCCGGAATTTAATCGCTTCCCTAATAATTTCTCCCATATATTTGCGGGTGGTTACGCGGCTGGCTATTACAGCTACAAATGGGCAGAAGTGCTCTCTGCGGATGCTTATAGTCTGTTTGAAGAAAACGGTGTGTTAAGTGAAGAAGTTGGGCACCGTTTCTGGAGTGAAATTCTGGGTGTGGGGGGTAGTCGTTCTGCACTGGAGTCTTTTGTCGCGTTTATGGGACGGGAGCCGTCGATCGATGCGTTGCTGCGCCATAATGGGATGAGTTGA
- a CDS encoding DUF4124 domain-containing protein, translating into MSRNTTVDTMQVLKALAVIFLSATWFQHVYAAEVFKCVVNGKTTYQATPCTSGGKTLQINAGISSESSAEAHRRVLNEKKVVQDLERRRDSQAPSTQASSNSSHEDADQFRKQQEKKLIADCEANHGVRCRDPKVIEENKILDTPITPQEQQKAIAERRARKNDAFY; encoded by the coding sequence ATGAGTCGAAACACCACTGTAGACACCATGCAAGTACTGAAAGCCCTTGCAGTAATCTTCCTGTCCGCAACTTGGTTTCAACATGTATATGCTGCGGAAGTTTTCAAATGTGTGGTAAACGGAAAAACAACCTATCAAGCAACCCCATGCACCTCCGGAGGTAAGACTCTACAGATCAATGCAGGAATCTCCAGCGAGTCTTCGGCGGAAGCTCACCGCCGCGTTTTGAACGAAAAAAAGGTGGTTCAAGACCTTGAGCGCAGGCGTGATAGCCAAGCACCCAGTACTCAAGCTAGCAGTAATAGTAGTCATGAAGATGCTGACCAATTTCGTAAGCAGCAGGAAAAAAAACTAATCGCGGATTGTGAGGCCAATCACGGTGTCCGATGTAGGGATCCGAAAGTCATCGAAGAAAACAAAATATTGGATACGCCAATTACTCCCCAAGAGCAACAAAAGGCAATAGCAGAGCGCAGGGCAAGGAAGAATGATGCTTTTTATTAA